In Zonotrichia leucophrys gambelii isolate GWCS_2022_RI chromosome 14, RI_Zleu_2.0, whole genome shotgun sequence, a single window of DNA contains:
- the TRAP1 gene encoding heat shock protein 75 kDa, mitochondrial, with protein sequence MAAARGGRCLLAALRRSGTAPRLRPPAAKGAACLQRQILHRWSLQHHVPASSIAAVRMYSTQTAESKEEEPLHTIISSTESVKGAASKHEFQAETKKLLDIVARSLYSEKEVFIRELISNGSDALEKLRHRLMAEGKALPELEIHLQTDPAKGTITIQDTGIGMTQEELISNLGTIARSGSKAFLEALQSQAEASSKIIGQFGVGFYSAFMVADKVEVFSQSAEPGSPGYHWSSDGSGMFEIAEASGVRAGTKIIIHLKEDCKEFANEDRVKEVVTKYSNFISFPLYLNGRRINTLQALWMLEPKDIGEWQHEEFYRFIAQAYDKPRYVLHYKTDAPLNIRSIFYVPEQKPSMFDISREMGSSVALYSRKILIQTKAADILPKWLRFLRGVVDSEDIPLNLSRELLQESALIRKLRDVLQKRLIKFFIDQSKKDPEKYAKFFEEYGMFMREGIVTIAEQDVKEDIAKLLRFESSALPAGQLTSLSDYGSRMKAGSRNIYYLCAPNRHLAEHSPYFEAMKKKDMEVLFCYEQFDELTLLHLREFDKKKLISVETDIVVDHYKEEKFEESRPAGERLTEKEAEDLMAWMRNALGSRVTGVKVTTRLDTHPAMITVLEMGAARHFLRMQQLAKTQEERAQLLQPTLEINTGHALIKKLSELKDSQPDLAQMLLDQIYENAMIAAGLNEDPRPMVNRLNELLTRILEKS encoded by the exons atggcggcggcgcggggcgggcggtgTCTGCTCGCGGCCCTGCGGCGCTCCGGGACCGCGCCCCGGCTGCGCCCGCCCGCAG CAAAAGGAGCAGCATGTCTGCAAAGACAAATTCTCCACCGCTGGAGCCTCCAGCACCATGTTCCTGCCTCCAGCATTGCTGCTGTCAGGATGTACAGCACACAGACAGCAGAGAGCAAGGAGGAGGAGCCCCTGCACACCAtcatcagcagcacagagagcgTGAAAG GTGCAGCCTCTAAACATGAGTTCCAGGCTGAAACAAAGAAACTGCTGGACATTGTTGCCCGTTCCCTGTACTCAGAGAAAGAG gtgttCATCCGGGAGCTGATCTCCAACGGCAGCGACGCGCTGGAGAAGCTGCGGCACCGCCTGATGGCAGAGGGGAAAGCCTTGCCCGAGCTGGAGATCCACCTGCAGACTGACCCTGCCAAGGGAACCATCACCATCCAG gACACAGGGATTGGCATGACCCAGGAGGAGCTGATTTCTAACCTTGGTACCATTGCTCGGTCAGGCTCAAAG GCTTTTCtggaagctctgcagagccaggctgaaGCCAGCAGTAAAATCATCGGCCAGTTTGGAGTGGGTTTCTATTCAGCCTTCATGGTGGCTGATAAAGTGGAGGTGTTCTCACagtcagcagagccaggcagcccAGGCTACCACTGGTCTTCTGATGG TTCAGGCATGTTTGAGATTGCAGAAGCATCTGGGGTCAGAGCTGGGACTAAGATTATCATACACCTCAAAGAAGACTGCAAAGAGTTTGCAAATGAAGACAGAGTCAAGG AGGTGGTGACAAAATACAGCAACTTCATCAGCTTCCCCCTGTACCTCAATGGGAGAAGAATTAACACATTACAG GCCCTGTGGATGCTGGAGCCCAAGGACATCGGTGAGTGGCAGCACGAGGAGTTTTACCGCTTCATAGCGCAGGCCTACGACAAACCCCGCTACGTCCTGCACTACAAAACCGACGCTCCCCTCAACATCCGCAGCATCTTCTACGTGCCCGAGCAA AAGCCATCCATGTTTGACATCAGCAGGGAAATGGGCTCCAGCGTTGCCCTCTACAGCCGCAAAATCCTCATCCAAACCAAAGCTGCAGACATCCTGCCCAAGTGGCTGCGCTTCCTGAGAG GTGTTGTGGACAGTGAGGATATACCCCTGAATCTCAGCAGGGAGCTTCTGCAGGAGAGTGCCCTGATCAG GAAGCTCCGTGATGTTTTGCAGAAGAGGTTGATCAAGTTCTTCATTGACCAGAGCAAGAAGGACCCTGAGAAATATGCCAAATTCTTTGAGGAGTATGGGATGTTCATGAGAGAGGGGATTGTCACGATAGCAGAGCAGGATGTCAAG GAGGACATAGCGAAGCTGCTGCGTTTCGAGTCGTCGGCGCTGCCCGCGGGGCAGCTGACCAGCCTGAGCGACTACGGCTCGCGCATGAAGGCCGGCAGCAGGAACATCTACTACCTGTGCGCCCCCAACCGGCACCTGGCCGAGCACTCGCCCTACTTCGAggccatgaagaagaaggacatggag GTGCTGTTCTGCTATGAGCAGTTTGATGAGCTGACTCTCTTGCACCTCCGGGAGTTTGACAAGAAGAAGCTGATCTCTGTGGAGACAGACATTGTTGTTGATCACTATAAGGAGGAGAAGTTTGAGGAGAGCCGCCCAG ctggagaaCGTCTGACAGAGAAGGAGGCTGAGGATCTGATGGCCTGGATGAGGAATGCCTTAGGCTCCCGAGTCACTGGGGTGAAG GTGACCACGCGGCTGGACACGCACCCTGCCATGATCACCGTGCTGGAGATGGGCGCTGCCCGCCACTTCCTGCGCATGCAGCAGCTGGCCAAGACCCAGGAGGAGcgagcccagctcctgcagcccacccTGGAGATCAACACAGG GCATGCTCTGATTAAGAAGCTCAGCGAGCTGAAGGACAGTCAGCCTGATCTGGCCCAGATGTTGCTTGACCAG atTTATGAGAATGCCATGATTGCAGCAGGACTGAATGAGGATCCCAGGCCCATGGTGAACCGGCTGAACGAGCTCCTCACCAGAATCCTGGAGAAGAGCTGA